The DNA region ATGGGGTTTTATATCAACTAGTGGTGTAATGACAATAGCCTACTTTAAGGACTACATACCTAAGTGGCTCCTACCCGCATCAGTAATCTTGGGTTACATATTCCTAGTGCTTGGTGACTCGGTAATGGGTTTCATAACGGACAGGATTGGTAGGAAGAGGGTGTTCATATACACTATGAGCCTTTACACAGTTGGATTACTGGGTATGGCTGCATCACTCTACGTTAAGCAGGTTGCTAATCCTCTGGTAGCCTTCATAGTCTTCATGGTTTCCTATGCCCTAGCCGAATTCGGAGTGGGTGGTGAGGAGCCGCCGGCATTAGCCGCAACCTCAGAGCTTATGCCAAGCAGCAGTAGAGGCATGATGCTGGTTCTTACACCTAACTTCGATAATGTTGGTGCAGCCTTAGCTGCGGCAATACTTTATGCGGCATTAGTCTATACAGGTTCAGCCAGCGTATCATCAATATACACTATGATTGGTTCAGCCCTAATAGTAGTGCTAGTGACCCTGCTAGTTAGGCTACGTATACCTGAATCAGTAAAGTGGCTTGAATCCAGGGGTAGGGTTAATGAGGCTGTTGAGGTGGCTAAGCGGGAGGGGCTTGAATATGCATTAAGCGTAGATAATTCAGTAATACAGGTTAGAGCTCCACCTGCTTGGTTTAGGGCTTTATTCCTCTCAATAATAGGATTCACACAAATAACAACGTACGGCTTAATGGCGTTCACTATAGTTTACCTACCATCATTACCCTTCAGTAGTAACTATAGTCTACAATCATTGGTAATACTGTTGGCTAATCTAGGTGCTGCCTTGGCGGGCTTAGTGGGTTTAGTGATAGATAAGGTTAGTAGGAGATCATTCACGCTTTTCTCATATCTAGGCGGCTTAGTCACCATGATCCCCATATTCTTAATATACGCGGCCCTCAACACGCCGTTAAGAGCATCATTATTGATATTCTACACTTTACTCTTCTTAAACATGGCCTTCAGTGAATTTGAATGGGCTGTTAGGACCATGCTTGAGCCTGAATTATTCCCGACTAGGGTTAGGGGGACTTGGATTGGTGTAATTAGGTTAATATCCTACGGGGTATTCATAGTACTGAGCTACTACCTATTAAGCACGTTGAACACGTATCAATACCTCCTCACTAACCTAATACTGTATGCAATAGGAGCTGCGGCGGCAGTGGCCTGGTTCATCTATGGTATTGAAACTAGGGGTATTTCAATAGGTGTCTTGGATAACATGATGAGTAAGTGAACTTATAAGACCATTAATTAGCCTTAAGCCTTAATATTAAACTCCAGTGATCTACTGTTATTAACTATACCATGGGTTAGGACTTTACCATTGAGTAGTGATTCGCATAAGGCCTCAATCTCAGATAATGCATTAAGCAGTACATTATCATTCACGTTCTTTATGCCGGCCACTACTATTAATACGTCGCTTGTGAATTCATCAACCTTAGTTAATTCTGAGTCCCTATATGGGTAAACGTGAAGTATCCTACCATCATTAGTTGCTAACACTATTTGATTCCTAGATAACTCCATTTTAGGTGACCCAAGGGGTGTGAATAATTCACCATCAGCAGCCCTCCTCAACACAATATATTCAACCTGCCCAATCCTCCTAAGGTCATATAAGCCAATTGGAACCTTATACTTAACACTAGCTACATTACCTATGTCAACAAGTGGATTAATCCTTGGCAAACCATCACCCTTAAGTATTCTTCTAATTAACGCCTCCTGGGCGGGCCTCTGCTTAGTGGGATCTATGCCAAGTCTCCAGTAGAAGTTCCTGTAAAGCCTTATTAACTCATCATCCTTCAAGGATTCAATGCTCATTGACCCCTTCACGTTAGCCTCCACATCACTAATTATTTTACTTAACTCAGGGGGATTAACCCTATTATTAACGCCCACAACTACGCCAACAGCCATTGAAAGCTCCAGATCGCTGAGTGAACTATGTATGAATATGCGCATACTAGTATTACTTCCTATGGCTTAAAAACGCTTCTCGAAATCTAGTAATCTCAATTATCGTGGGTTACATGATGTTAGTTAACAATGGTTAAACTAAGGCACCTTACTCAAACTCTATTGTGGCCGGTGGCTTAGGGGTTACATCGAATCCAACAGCATTAATTAGCTTATTACTCATTAATTCATCAGCTATACTACTTAGTAATGATTCACTAAGCATGGGTACATTAGCTGTCATGTAGTCATCAGTCACCACTGCCCTTATTGCAGCAAAGTACCCACCACTAGCCCCCTTGCTGGCTAATTCGTAAATCACATGAGTTACATTGGTGCCGTAGGTTAACCTACTGTATAGATTAAAGGCATCACTCCAGCTACTCAACTTACCCCTAACTAACGCAACGCTACCGTACTCCCTTGAATCACCCTTAACGCCAGTACCCTTAATACTAAATACGTCCACTGTTAAGCTACCCAAGTCCTTAATCCTCTTGCTTAACTCCTCACTAGTAGTCCTATTATCCTCCCAGACTGCCGCGAACCATTGGCTTAAGCCCAAGCCACTGAGCCTCTCCTCAACTATCCTCGTTGACCACCTAGTAACCTCAAGCTTCTCCATGGTTAACCTACCCACTGCCCTTATGCTTAAGCCTGGGCCAGGGAAAGGTTGCCTCTCGGTTACTGCACTCGGTATCTTAAGGAATCTCGCAAGTACCCTGACCTGATCCTTATAAAGATCCTTAAGTGGCTCCAGTAACTTGAAGCCGTAAACCTTATCAGTTTCAATACCCAACTGGGCGAGGACATTATGCTGGGTCTTTATGCCGCCTGTAGTCTCTATCCAATCAGGGGCTATTGTACCTTGAATAACCCAGTCACAGTCATTATCCTTAACCACCCTTGATAATACGTTATAGAATGTACTCCTAAATGTGAGCCTCTTCTCCTCTGCATCACTCATGTTGATCATTGCCCTGTAAAACTCCTCTTTAACGTCAATAAGCCTTATCGGTAGTAGACCAGTTAGGCTATTAATTATTTCACTGGTTTCGTTAAGTCTCATGAATCCTGTGTCAAACAATACTGGGATTAACTTATCACCGAGGGCTAACCTAGCGACCACAGCGCTTGTGGTACTATCTACGCCACCGCTCACTGCAGCAACTGCACATTTTACATTAAGTTTCCTTATTTCCCCCGTAATGACCCTTATAAACTCTTCTGGGGTGAACACAAGCCTATTTTGCTTGCTGTGATTTAAATGTTGCGTGTTCTTAACGCTGTATTTTTCAAATTATTTGATTGAATAATGCAACGCCTTATTAAGGACTATTATGAGCATAACTTGGCGAAGTTCCTTAGGATAACATCACCGAACTCCGTGTGTTTAACCTCAGGGTGGAATTGAACACTATACCTACTTATCCTTGGATTAGCCATGGCTTGAACTCTAACTGTACTGCTGTGGGCAAGCACCATGAAACCACTGGGTTCCTTATCAACACTTATGTTGTGGCTTTCCCAGGCAGTGAACTCTACACCCACACCCTTCAGTATAGTATCCTCATCATCAACATGTATCCTCACACCCCCAAACTCAGGTGTCTTACTGCCTAATACGCCACCGAACTCATACGCAATTAACTGATGGCCTAGGCATATGCCTAATACTGGTCCTGGGAATTCTAGGACGTATTGAGGCGCATTACCTAACTTAGGTATATCAGCTGGAATGTTCCATGACCCGCCGCTGATTATTAGGCAATTGAGTTCCCTTGAAAGGACTTGGATTGGCTCATTGGGGTTAATGAACTTTGCTTGAAAGCCCGAATCCTCTAGCCTACGTTTAATTAAGTGATTATATTGGCCACCAAAGTTAACGACACCTATGATGCCCATTTTAACACTAACATCATCAATTAGGAATTTAAATTTAACGCTGTGTTGAGGCAATGGGTTATGGGGTGACCTTCTCCTTAACCATTGATAATACCTGCTCAGGCCTATTGTAGTATAGTTCCACCATTCTCGCAACATTATTGAACTCCTTAATACCGTTGTCAATCATCCACCTGACTATGGAAGCCCTAATCCTAATATCCTCAATTACATCGCTTGGCTTAACACCCCTCTCCTCAGCAATATCCCTAACTAGAATACTCTTATCAAGGTATGATTCATGCTTATCAAGTACGGGGTTCCACCTGAATACGGTTATGAACTTGATATCTCCGTTATCCAGTATGGGTTCGCCGATTTCAATAACCCTCCTCACAACCCTCTCACGCCCATCCTTAATCATCCTTATCCTCCTAATCATTACGAATATGTTCATTGACGGTATGTAGGCTGCAGGTATATTCATTGGTGGACTCATCAACCTGTTCTTAGCAGCATCAAAGTTCTCAGCGTGCATTGTTGATATGCCACCGTGGCCCGTGGAGACCGCTTGGAAAAGCACGTAGGCCTCCTCACCCCTAACCTCACCAACTATTAGGTAGTCGGGCCTCATCCTTAAGGTTGCCTTAACTAGGTCAAACATTGTTATTTCAGAGGTCTTCTGGGGACCGAAGGAGAGCCTTGGAACCAGCCTAATCCAATTCTGGTGGGGTAATTTTACCTCAGGTACTTCCTCAACAGTTATTATCTTCATGTTGGGTCTAATGAAGGTTGCCATAGCGTTCAGGAACGTTGTCTTACCAGCACCAGTCACTCCCACCACCATGAATGACTTATGGTAATCCATCATTGTCCAGAAGTAACCAGCTATCTCAGGGTTAATCATACCGTTAGCGACTAATTCAGTGAACGTGAATGGGCTTGACCTGAACTTCCTTATGGTGAAAGTTGAACCACTGGGTGAAACCTCACGCCTATAGGTTACTGCAATCCTTGAACCATCTGGAAGCTGAGCATCGACTATTGGTGTTGCAACTGACACATGCCTATCAGCCATGTGTATTAACTTAACAACTAAGTCATCAATAGCCTCATCACTTAAAGGCACTATGTTAGTGGGTATGCTCTCGTAATCCTTATGGTAAACATATATTGGCTTCCCAACCCCATCAGCTGAAATATCCTCAATATTTTCATCCCTCATAAGTGGGTCAATTGGGCCGAAGCCCAATAAGTCACGTTCAAGATAGTAGGCTAACGTTGACTGAGCACTGAGGGAGAGCTTAAGGTACCTCCTATACTTACGTATTAGTTCCCTAACCTTATTAGCTAAGAACTGCCTAACGGAGTTCGCGTCACCTATCTTCTCAGGTGGTGGTAATTCACTCATTATTATTCTAAGTAAGTCACCGTAAACTCTCTTCTCACTTGTCGTTAATGTAACCTCATCAACATAGTACATTATTGAACCAGTCTCAGTGTTCTCCATTATGTTAACGTAGGCGTAAGGCTCATTAACAGGGTACCTTTCAATTAACCTATACTGCCCCTTAATGTCGATCATTCTCTCAAAACCTAAACTAACACTAGACATACGGCATCTAATATCCTATAGAGGAGTATTAATATTTTACTACTATATACAGCTTCACCCAGCATGACCTCTTAGTTAACTCTTAATCCAGAACCATAAAATTATGAATAAGTAATAATTAAGCCAAGCCTAATATTCATGCAGAGGGTAATTTTATTAACCGAGCCTAAGTGAAGGCAATGAATATAAAATGCCCGGGGAAGGTGTTAAGGTTAGGTTACTTGCAGTATTGTCATCAGCAACATCATTATTAGCTAACCTAGTATTCTCCCTATTGGTGACTAGGAAACTTGCAACTTTTTCCTTAGGTGTACTTAATGTAGTTAATGGGGCTGTTATAATGGGGCTCATAATTCAAACAATAGTATCATTCATGGCAACTAGGGTTACGGCTAGGGATGGTAAGCCAAGCGTGTATATGTTTGCCTTATACTTAATATCAGGCTTACTAGGCTCCATA from Caldivirga sp. includes:
- a CDS encoding MFS transporter — its product is MNRNSELRRVHYLLFASFALGFLIWGFISTSGVMTIAYFKDYIPKWLLPASVILGYIFLVLGDSVMGFITDRIGRKRVFIYTMSLYTVGLLGMAASLYVKQVANPLVAFIVFMVSYALAEFGVGGEEPPALAATSELMPSSSRGMMLVLTPNFDNVGAALAAAILYAALVYTGSASVSSIYTMIGSALIVVLVTLLVRLRIPESVKWLESRGRVNEAVEVAKREGLEYALSVDNSVIQVRAPPAWFRALFLSIIGFTQITTYGLMAFTIVYLPSLPFSSNYSLQSLVILLANLGAALAGLVGLVIDKVSRRSFTLFSYLGGLVTMIPIFLIYAALNTPLRASLLIFYTLLFLNMAFSEFEWAVRTMLEPELFPTRVRGTWIGVIRLISYGVFIVLSYYLLSTLNTYQYLLTNLILYAIGAAAAVAWFIYGIETRGISIGVLDNMMSK
- a CDS encoding phenylalanine--tRNA ligase beta subunit-related protein, which translates into the protein MRIFIHSSLSDLELSMAVGVVVGVNNRVNPPELSKIISDVEANVKGSMSIESLKDDELIRLYRNFYWRLGIDPTKQRPAQEALIRRILKGDGLPRINPLVDIGNVASVKYKVPIGLYDLRRIGQVEYIVLRRAADGELFTPLGSPKMELSRNQIVLATNDGRILHVYPYRDSELTKVDEFTSDVLIVVAGIKNVNDNVLLNALSEIEALCESLLNGKVLTHGIVNNSRSLEFNIKA
- a CDS encoding type II/IV secretion system ATPase subunit: MSSVSLGFERMIDIKGQYRLIERYPVNEPYAYVNIMENTETGSIMYYVDEVTLTTSEKRVYGDLLRIIMSELPPPEKIGDANSVRQFLANKVRELIRKYRRYLKLSLSAQSTLAYYLERDLLGFGPIDPLMRDENIEDISADGVGKPIYVYHKDYESIPTNIVPLSDEAIDDLVVKLIHMADRHVSVATPIVDAQLPDGSRIAVTYRREVSPSGSTFTIRKFRSSPFTFTELVANGMINPEIAGYFWTMMDYHKSFMVVGVTGAGKTTFLNAMATFIRPNMKIITVEEVPEVKLPHQNWIRLVPRLSFGPQKTSEITMFDLVKATLRMRPDYLIVGEVRGEEAYVLFQAVSTGHGGISTMHAENFDAAKNRLMSPPMNIPAAYIPSMNIFVMIRRIRMIKDGRERVVRRVIEIGEPILDNGDIKFITVFRWNPVLDKHESYLDKSILVRDIAEERGVKPSDVIEDIRIRASIVRWMIDNGIKEFNNVARMVELYYNRPEQVLSMVKEKVTP
- a CDS encoding gamma-glutamyl-gamma-aminobutyrate hydrolase family protein (Members of this family of hydrolases with an active site Cys residue belong to MEROPS family C26.), with the protein product MGIIGVVNFGGQYNHLIKRRLEDSGFQAKFINPNEPIQVLSRELNCLIISGGSWNIPADIPKLGNAPQYVLEFPGPVLGICLGHQLIAYEFGGVLGSKTPEFGGVRIHVDDEDTILKGVGVEFTAWESHNISVDKEPSGFMVLAHSSTVRVQAMANPRISRYSVQFHPEVKHTEFGDVILRNFAKLCS
- a CDS encoding GMP synthase, coding for MFTPEEFIRVITGEIRKLNVKCAVAAVSGGVDSTTSAVVARLALGDKLIPVLFDTGFMRLNETSEIINSLTGLLPIRLIDVKEEFYRAMINMSDAEEKRLTFRSTFYNVLSRVVKDNDCDWVIQGTIAPDWIETTGGIKTQHNVLAQLGIETDKVYGFKLLEPLKDLYKDQVRVLARFLKIPSAVTERQPFPGPGLSIRAVGRLTMEKLEVTRWSTRIVEERLSGLGLSQWFAAVWEDNRTTSEELSKRIKDLGSLTVDVFSIKGTGVKGDSREYGSVALVRGKLSSWSDAFNLYSRLTYGTNVTHVIYELASKGASGGYFAAIRAVVTDDYMTANVPMLSESLLSSIADELMSNKLINAVGFDVTPKPPATIEFE